A window of the Verminephrobacter eiseniae EF01-2 genome harbors these coding sequences:
- a CDS encoding NYN domain-containing protein, protein MNRFVVMVDADYLFRQAIDIVSNRASTSRADLDIVDPAGLIEALLDKSRSTLDLTRKELLRVYWYDGVMANGFTPQQRSLANIDDVQFRAGTINGRDQQRDIASLIATDLLELAGHHAICDAVLVTGDSDLAVGIDMAKKHGVRIAVLGVEDPATGVARHRSAEIACRADRVGLLGQAELAQVLRYAPSGQSAPAQQSVAASGQAIDLIDRVRIEAAVKAFIDQQTAPLTGTVNHAAKRIDANVDRSLLFHVLTELGHGRLTESEKIYARHVFRAEV, encoded by the coding sequence ATGAATCGCTTCGTCGTGATGGTCGATGCCGACTACCTTTTTCGCCAGGCCATCGACATCGTCAGCAACCGGGCAAGCACCTCGCGGGCCGACCTGGATATCGTCGATCCGGCCGGCCTCATCGAGGCGCTGCTGGATAAATCACGCTCTACGCTGGATCTGACCCGCAAAGAACTGCTGCGTGTCTACTGGTATGACGGCGTGATGGCCAACGGCTTCACGCCTCAACAGCGATCCCTGGCCAACATCGATGACGTGCAGTTTCGCGCCGGCACGATCAACGGCCGAGACCAGCAAAGGGACATTGCGTCCCTGATCGCCACCGATCTGCTCGAACTGGCTGGTCATCACGCCATCTGTGATGCCGTCTTGGTGACTGGCGACAGCGACCTGGCTGTCGGCATCGATATGGCAAAAAAGCACGGGGTTCGTATTGCCGTGCTGGGGGTGGAAGATCCTGCAACCGGTGTTGCCCGCCATCGAAGTGCCGAGATCGCCTGCAGGGCAGATCGTGTGGGCCTGCTCGGGCAGGCGGAGCTTGCGCAAGTCCTCCGGTATGCCCCGTCTGGCCAGTCGGCGCCGGCGCAACAGTCGGTCGCCGCGTCGGGCCAGGCCATCGATCTGATCGACCGTGTGCGGATCGAAGCAGCGGTCAAGGCATTTATCGATCAGCAGACTGCGCCCCTGACCGGCACCGTGAACCACGCGGCCAAGCGTATCGACGCGAACGTCGATCGATCCTTGCTGTTCCATGTCCTGACCGAACTGGGCCATGGCCGTTTGACCGAATCCGAGAAGATCTACGCCAGGCATGTGTTCCGCGCCGAGGTCTGA
- a CDS encoding MurR/RpiR family transcriptional regulator: MPSSAAPLTLEALKELVTQRFDGLPVRLQAAARHLVDHPNAAAVDTIKSLSGAAGLQPSVLMRLAKTLGYSGFSEMQSVFRDALLSQTQSYGERMRTRGRRATAPQASGDMLRLLCEGSIESLQGLRDAIDAQSLRDAIEILAGARSIHVLGLRRAWPIATYLVYLLSRSRRVVRLLGGMAGMLPDEVQALQPGDVLVAISFHPFHADTVAAVERAHAQGVSVVALTDGALSPFARHARTVLEVRDAEIAGFRTVAASMALCHGLAVGLVMKEESGAARGKRHRS, translated from the coding sequence ATGCCCTCCAGCGCCGCGCCCCTGACCCTCGAAGCGCTCAAGGAACTCGTGACCCAGCGTTTCGACGGCCTGCCGGTGCGTCTGCAGGCTGCGGCGCGCCATCTCGTCGACCATCCCAACGCTGCGGCAGTGGACACCATCAAGTCGCTGTCGGGCGCCGCCGGCCTGCAACCGTCGGTGCTCATGCGACTGGCCAAGACGCTCGGCTACTCGGGTTTTTCCGAAATGCAGTCGGTGTTCCGCGATGCGTTGTTGTCGCAGACCCAGAGCTATGGCGAGCGAATGCGCACCCGGGGCCGCCGTGCCACGGCGCCGCAGGCGTCCGGCGACATGCTGCGACTGCTGTGCGAAGGTTCCATCGAATCGCTGCAGGGCTTGCGCGACGCCATCGATGCGCAGTCGCTGCGCGACGCCATCGAGATCCTGGCAGGCGCGCGATCGATCCATGTGTTGGGACTGCGCCGCGCCTGGCCTATCGCCACCTACCTGGTCTATCTTCTTTCGCGCAGTCGCCGGGTCGTGCGGCTGCTGGGCGGCATGGCCGGCATGCTGCCCGACGAGGTGCAGGCGCTGCAGCCGGGCGATGTTCTCGTCGCCATCAGTTTCCATCCTTTCCATGCCGACACGGTGGCGGCCGTCGAGCGCGCGCATGCGCAGGGCGTTTCGGTGGTGGCGCTCACCGATGGAGCACTTTCGCCGTTTGCGCGCCATGCGCGGACGGTGCTGGAGGTGCGTGACGCCGAGATCGCAGGCTTTCGCACGGTGGCCGCATCGATGGCCTTGTGCCATGGCTTGGCGGTCGGCCTGGTGATGAAAGAAGAATCGGGCGCAGCGCGCGGCAAACGCCATCGATCCTGA
- a CDS encoding amino acid ABC transporter ATP-binding protein produces the protein MPIVEISCLRKQFGQATVLDGVDLQVAEGEVVAIIGRSGSGKSTLLRCINGLERIDGGSIVADGMQVQPSSLRAVRRSVGMIFQSFNLFAHLSALENVALPQMVIHRTPKAVARANAARLLERVGLSARADAYPAKLSGGQQQRVAIARALALEPRILLCDEITSALDPEMVGEVLDVVAELARGGMTMMLVTHEMGFARQAADRLVFMHAGKVCEQGTPGAMLDHPATQPLQQFVQSIRHKG, from the coding sequence ATGCCAATCGTTGAGATCTCTTGCCTGCGCAAGCAATTCGGCCAGGCCACGGTGCTCGACGGCGTTGATCTGCAGGTGGCCGAGGGCGAGGTGGTCGCCATCATCGGACGCTCGGGCTCCGGCAAGAGCACGCTGCTGCGCTGCATCAACGGCCTCGAACGCATCGACGGCGGCAGCATCGTCGCCGACGGCATGCAGGTGCAGCCATCGAGCCTGCGCGCGGTGCGCCGCTCGGTCGGCATGATCTTCCAGAGTTTCAACCTCTTTGCGCACCTGAGCGCGCTCGAGAACGTCGCGCTGCCGCAGATGGTGATCCACAGGACGCCGAAAGCCGTGGCGCGCGCGAACGCCGCGCGGCTGCTCGAGCGCGTGGGCCTGTCGGCGCGTGCCGACGCCTATCCCGCCAAACTCTCCGGCGGCCAGCAGCAGCGAGTGGCCATTGCCCGGGCGCTGGCGCTGGAGCCGCGCATCCTGTTGTGCGACGAGATCACCTCGGCGCTCGATCCCGAGATGGTCGGCGAGGTGTTGGACGTGGTCGCGGAACTCGCCCGTGGCGGCATGACGATGATGCTGGTGACCCACGAGATGGGCTTTGCGCGCCAGGCCGCAGACCGGCTGGTGTTCATGCACGCGGGCAAGGTCTGCGAACAGGGAACGCCCGGCGCGATGCTGGACCATCCCGCGACGCAGCCACTGCAGCAGTTCGTCCAATCCATACGCCACAAGGGCTGA
- a CDS encoding transporter substrate-binding domain-containing protein, protein MTSTFPSRVWRALAAVLLLAAAHAAGAVTVDEIIKRGKLLVAIDTNNPPWGQMNASMQPEGIDVGVANLMAKYMGVPLEIVPVTSQNRIPFIVTGKADVVMATLTITPQRALQIWYSIPYALQDSVIMTTDNSPIKSFDDLNGKRVSVVRGAIQDALVTRMAPRAQMQRFDNDASTIQALVAGQVDASATGFLIPAQTTKANPGKTYVSRLKLGTQHIGIGMKRNSPDLLQWTNTFIYHIRANGELSDLFKQYFGMPLPNDMPSF, encoded by the coding sequence ATGACTTCGACATTCCCTTCCCGCGTCTGGCGCGCGCTCGCGGCCGTGCTGCTGCTTGCCGCCGCGCACGCGGCCGGCGCAGTCACCGTCGACGAGATCATCAAGCGCGGCAAACTGCTGGTGGCCATCGACACCAACAATCCGCCATGGGGACAGATGAATGCCTCGATGCAGCCCGAAGGCATCGATGTCGGCGTGGCGAATCTGATGGCCAAGTACATGGGCGTGCCGCTCGAGATCGTGCCGGTCACCAGCCAGAACCGCATTCCGTTCATCGTCACCGGCAAGGCCGATGTGGTGATGGCCACTCTGACGATCACGCCCCAGCGCGCGTTGCAGATCTGGTACTCCATCCCGTATGCCTTGCAGGACAGCGTCATCATGACCACCGACAACAGTCCGATCAAGAGTTTCGATGACCTCAACGGCAAGCGCGTGTCGGTCGTGCGCGGCGCGATCCAGGATGCCCTGGTCACCCGCATGGCCCCGCGCGCGCAGATGCAGCGTTTCGACAACGACGCCTCGACGATCCAGGCGCTGGTCGCCGGGCAGGTCGATGCGAGCGCCACCGGCTTTCTCATTCCGGCGCAGACGACCAAGGCCAACCCGGGCAAGACCTATGTGTCGCGCCTGAAACTCGGCACGCAGCACATCGGCATCGGCATGAAGCGCAACAGCCCCGACCTGCTGCAGTGGACCAACACCTTCATCTACCATATCCGTGCCAACGGCGAACTCTCGGACCTGTTCAAGCAGTACTTCGGCATGCCGCTGCCAAACGACATGCCCTCGTTCTGA
- the rho gene encoding transcription termination factor Rho, whose amino-acid sequence MHLNELKALHVSEVLKQAEDLEIENTGRMRKQELMFAIIKKRAKTGEQVFADGVLEILPDGFGFLRSPDTSFTASTDDIYISPSQVRRFNLHTGDMIEGEVRTPKDGERYFALTKLDAVNGGPPEQNKHKVMFENLTPLFPKEQMRLEREIKGEENITGRIIDIIAPLGRGQRALIVAPPKSGKTVMMQHIAHAITANNPDVHLMVLLVDERPEEVTEMQRTVKGEIIASTFDEPAARHVHVAEMVIERAKRLVELKKDVVILLDSITRLARAYNNVVPSSGKVLSGGVDAAALQRPKRFFGAARKVEEGGSLTIIATALVDTGSRMDEVIFEEFKGTGNCEIHLNRRLYEKRVFPAIELNKSGTRREELLLAPEILQKTRILRQFMYSMDEIESMELMIKNMKATKTNVDFFDMMRRGG is encoded by the coding sequence ATGCACTTAAACGAACTCAAGGCACTGCATGTGTCTGAAGTCCTCAAGCAAGCTGAAGACCTCGAAATCGAAAACACCGGCCGCATGCGCAAGCAGGAGCTGATGTTTGCCATCATCAAAAAGCGCGCCAAAACGGGCGAGCAGGTGTTTGCCGACGGCGTTCTGGAAATCCTGCCTGACGGATTCGGCTTTCTGCGCAGCCCCGACACCAGTTTCACCGCCAGCACCGATGACATCTACATCTCGCCCAGCCAGGTGCGCCGCTTCAACCTGCACACGGGCGACATGATCGAAGGCGAGGTGCGCACGCCCAAGGATGGCGAGCGCTACTTTGCCCTGACCAAGCTCGACGCCGTCAACGGCGGCCCGCCCGAGCAGAACAAGCACAAGGTGATGTTCGAGAACCTGACGCCGCTGTTCCCCAAGGAGCAGATGCGGCTGGAGCGCGAAATCAAGGGCGAGGAGAACATCACCGGCCGCATCATCGACATCATTGCGCCGCTGGGTCGCGGCCAGCGCGCGCTGATCGTGGCCCCGCCCAAGAGCGGCAAGACGGTGATGATGCAGCACATCGCGCACGCGATCACGGCCAACAACCCCGATGTGCACCTGATGGTGCTGCTGGTCGATGAGCGCCCGGAAGAAGTGACCGAGATGCAGCGCACGGTCAAGGGCGAGATCATCGCCTCGACCTTCGACGAGCCCGCTGCGCGCCATGTGCATGTGGCCGAAATGGTGATCGAGCGCGCCAAGCGCCTGGTCGAGCTCAAGAAAGACGTGGTGATCCTGCTGGACTCCATCACCCGCCTGGCCCGCGCCTACAACAACGTGGTGCCCTCGTCGGGCAAGGTGCTGTCCGGCGGGGTCGATGCCGCCGCCCTGCAACGCCCGAAGCGCTTTTTCGGCGCCGCGCGCAAGGTCGAAGAAGGCGGCTCGCTGACCATCATCGCCACGGCGCTGGTCGACACCGGCAGCCGCATGGACGAAGTGATCTTTGAAGAATTCAAGGGCACCGGCAACTGCGAAATCCACCTGAACCGCCGCCTGTACGAAAAGCGCGTATTCCCCGCGATCGAACTGAACAAGAGCGGCACGCGGCGCGAAGAACTGCTGCTGGCGCCCGAGATCCTGCAAAAGACCCGCATCCTGCGCCAGTTCATGTACAGCATGGATGAAATCGAGTCCATGGAACTGATGATCAAGAACATGAAGGCCACCAAGACCAATGTGGACTTCTTCGACATGATGCGCCGGGGCGGGTGA